The Gemmatimonadaceae bacterium genome has a window encoding:
- the uvrA gene encoding excinuclease ABC subunit UvrA, with amino-acid sequence MAEDALIIRGAREHNLKNIDVVIPRDRLTVITGLSGSGKSSLAFDTIYAEGQRRYVESLSAYARQFLGLMEKPDVDSIEGLSPAISIEQKSAGHNPRSTVGTVTEIYDYLRLLYARAGTPHCPNCARPVERQSAAQITEIVLTWPADARIEIRAPLVQGRKGEFRDLFEAVRKQGFIRAYVDGELIELAAPPKLNRRQNHTISVVVDRTAVRPDDRARITDSIETALKLADGLVEVHDASRKSAEIFSERYGCPVCGLSLPDLEPRQFSFNSPFGACTECGGLGTRRRVAEPLVLGDARISILEGVILPWGEPTGQLRRVILPALARQYHFDLNAPWGDIPEPVRDVLLHGDTGKRGTRRADLAWEGVLANVERRYEDTSSDAVRLELQEYMLSVPCEACAGYRLKPESLAVSVGDRHIGQVVEMPIAAARAFFEQLPLRAPGTPGLDPGIAGPILKEVRERLRFLVDVGLDYLTLSRSAESLSGGEAQRIRLATQIGSRLVGVLYILDEPSIGLHQRDNARLLATLEQLRDLGNTVIVVEHDEETMRAADHVIDLGPGAGKHGGRVIAEGTVDEVIATPGSLTGKYLSGEMRIETPASRRPVNRDRLIRIEDAEEHNLRHVTAEIPLGLFVAVTGVSGSGKSTLIEDILHRALARHFYRARTIPGRHGRIAGLEHVDKVIDIDQSPIGRTPRSNPATYTGLFTPIRELFAEMPEAKIRGYGPGRFSFNVKGGRCEACQGDGLVKIEMHFLPDVYVPCEVCKGKRYNRETLEVRFRGLSVSEVLELTVEDALAFFENQPRIHQKLQTLFDVGLGYVHLGQSATTLSGGEAQRVKLSTELSKRDTGRTLYILDEPTTGLHFEDVRLLLDVLHRLVDRGNTVLVIEHNLDVIKTADWILDLGPEGGTRGGEIVAAGTPEDVARVDASYTGQYLRTLLSRNRGTEKKRRSR; translated from the coding sequence ATGGCTGAAGATGCGTTGATCATCCGCGGGGCGCGGGAGCACAACCTCAAGAACATCGACGTCGTGATCCCCCGCGACCGTCTGACCGTGATCACCGGGCTCTCCGGATCCGGCAAGTCCTCGCTCGCGTTCGACACGATCTACGCCGAAGGCCAGCGTCGGTACGTGGAGTCGCTCTCCGCGTACGCCCGGCAGTTCCTCGGCCTCATGGAAAAGCCCGACGTCGATTCCATCGAGGGCCTGTCGCCGGCCATCTCCATCGAGCAGAAGAGCGCCGGCCACAATCCGCGCTCCACCGTCGGCACGGTCACCGAGATCTACGATTACCTGCGCCTGCTCTACGCCCGCGCCGGCACGCCGCACTGCCCCAACTGCGCCCGCCCGGTGGAGCGCCAGAGCGCCGCGCAGATCACCGAGATCGTCCTCACCTGGCCGGCCGACGCCCGCATCGAGATCCGCGCCCCCCTCGTCCAGGGGCGCAAAGGCGAGTTCCGCGACCTCTTCGAGGCCGTCCGCAAGCAGGGCTTCATCCGCGCCTACGTGGACGGCGAACTCATCGAATTGGCGGCCCCGCCCAAGCTCAACCGCCGCCAGAATCACACGATCTCCGTGGTCGTCGACCGCACCGCCGTCCGCCCCGACGACCGCGCCCGCATCACCGATTCCATCGAGACCGCGCTCAAGCTCGCCGACGGCCTCGTCGAAGTGCACGACGCCTCGCGCAAATCCGCCGAGATCTTCTCCGAGCGCTACGGCTGCCCGGTGTGCGGCCTCTCGCTCCCCGACCTCGAACCGCGCCAGTTCTCGTTCAACTCGCCCTTCGGCGCCTGCACCGAGTGCGGCGGCCTCGGCACCCGCCGGCGCGTGGCCGAGCCGCTCGTGCTCGGCGACGCCCGCATCTCCATTCTCGAGGGCGTGATCCTGCCGTGGGGCGAGCCCACCGGACAGCTCCGCCGCGTCATCCTCCCGGCCCTCGCGCGCCAGTATCACTTCGACCTCAACGCGCCGTGGGGCGACATCCCCGAGCCGGTGCGCGACGTCCTCCTCCACGGCGACACCGGCAAGCGCGGCACGCGCCGCGCGGACCTCGCCTGGGAAGGCGTCCTGGCCAACGTCGAGCGCCGCTACGAGGACACCAGCTCCGACGCCGTGCGCCTGGAACTGCAGGAGTACATGCTCTCGGTGCCCTGCGAAGCGTGCGCCGGCTACCGCCTCAAGCCCGAGTCGCTGGCCGTGTCCGTGGGCGACCGCCATATCGGCCAGGTGGTCGAGATGCCGATCGCCGCCGCGCGCGCCTTCTTCGAACAGCTGCCGCTGCGCGCGCCCGGCACGCCCGGCCTCGACCCCGGCATCGCCGGCCCCATCCTCAAGGAAGTGCGCGAGCGGCTGCGCTTCCTCGTCGACGTCGGCCTCGACTACCTCACGCTCAGCCGGTCGGCCGAGTCGCTCTCCGGCGGCGAAGCCCAGCGTATCCGCCTCGCCACCCAGATCGGCTCGCGCCTCGTGGGCGTGCTCTACATTCTCGACGAGCCGAGCATCGGCCTGCACCAGCGCGACAACGCGCGCCTGCTCGCCACGCTGGAGCAGCTGCGCGACCTCGGCAATACGGTCATCGTCGTGGAGCACGACGAGGAGACCATGCGCGCCGCCGACCACGTCATCGACCTCGGGCCCGGCGCCGGCAAGCACGGCGGCCGCGTCATCGCCGAGGGTACGGTGGACGAGGTCATCGCCACCCCCGGCTCGCTCACCGGCAAGTATCTGAGCGGCGAGATGCGCATCGAGACGCCGGCGTCGCGCCGCCCGGTGAATCGCGACCGGCTCATCCGCATCGAGGACGCCGAGGAGCACAACCTCCGCCACGTCACCGCCGAGATCCCGCTCGGGCTGTTCGTCGCCGTCACCGGGGTGTCGGGGTCCGGCAAGTCCACGCTCATCGAAGACATCCTGCATCGCGCCCTGGCCCGCCACTTCTACCGCGCCCGCACCATTCCGGGACGCCACGGCCGCATCGCCGGGCTCGAGCACGTGGACAAGGTCATCGACATCGACCAGAGCCCCATCGGTCGCACGCCCCGCTCCAATCCGGCCACCTACACCGGGCTGTTCACGCCCATTCGCGAACTCTTCGCCGAGATGCCCGAGGCCAAGATCCGCGGCTATGGGCCGGGCCGGTTCTCGTTCAACGTCAAGGGCGGCCGCTGCGAAGCGTGCCAGGGCGACGGCCTCGTGAAGATCGAGATGCACTTCCTGCCCGATGTCTACGTGCCGTGCGAGGTGTGCAAGGGCAAGCGGTACAATCGCGAAACCCTCGAAGTGCGGTTCCGCGGCCTCAGCGTCTCCGAGGTGCTCGAACTCACGGTCGAGGACGCCCTCGCCTTCTTCGAGAACCAGCCCCGCATCCACCAGAAGCTCCAGACGCTGTTCGACGTCGGCCTGGGCTATGTGCACCTGGGCCAGAGCGCCACCACCCTGTCGGGCGGCGAGGCGCAGCGCGTCAAGCTCTCCACCGAGCTCTCCAAGCGCGACACCGGCCGCACGCTGTACATCCTCGACGAACCCACCACCGGCCTCCACTTCGAAGACGTCCGCCTCCTGCTCGACGTGCTCCATCGACTCGTGGACCGCGGCAACACGGTGCTCGTCATCGAGCACAACCTGGACGTCATCAAGACGGCCGACTGGATTCTCGATCTCGGGCCCGAAGGCGGCACCCGCGGCGGCGAGATCGTGGCCGCGGGCACGCCCGAAGACGTGGCGCGGGTCGACGCCTCGTACACCGGCCAGTACCTGCGGACCCTTTTGTCGCGTAACCGGGGTACTGAAAAGAAACGCCGCTCGCGGTGA
- the sdaAB gene encoding L-serine ammonia-lyase, iron-sulfur-dependent subunit beta: MVSLLDIIGPVMVGPSSSHTAGACRLGIVARCLVGGTPDRARIELHGSFARTGEGHGTDKAIAGGLLGFRPDDERLRDALEIAERDGLEYRFEKTTIADDAHPNTVRITVERGERTHVMLGSSLGAGRIHVTEIDGFPVEVLGNHYTIVLVAEDVKGSVARIATILADDGLNIATLRLSRKHRGGDALMVIEVDEPPDERVREHIRALPWVRWAHRLEKVSG; this comes from the coding sequence ATGGTCTCTCTGCTCGACATCATCGGTCCGGTCATGGTGGGCCCGTCGTCCTCGCACACCGCGGGCGCCTGCCGCCTGGGCATCGTCGCGCGCTGCCTCGTGGGCGGCACCCCCGACCGCGCCCGCATCGAGTTGCACGGCTCGTTCGCGCGCACCGGCGAGGGCCACGGTACCGACAAGGCCATCGCCGGCGGCCTCCTCGGCTTCCGCCCCGACGACGAGCGGTTGCGCGACGCGCTCGAGATCGCCGAGCGCGACGGCCTCGAGTACCGCTTCGAGAAGACCACCATCGCCGACGACGCCCACCCCAATACGGTGCGCATCACGGTCGAACGCGGCGAGCGCACACACGTCATGCTCGGGTCGTCGCTCGGCGCCGGCCGCATCCACGTCACCGAGATCGACGGCTTTCCCGTGGAAGTGCTCGGCAACCACTACACCATCGTCCTCGTGGCCGAGGACGTGAAGGGCTCCGTGGCCCGCATCGCCACCATCCTCGCCGACGACGGCCTCAACATCGCCACCCTCCGGCTCAGCCGGAAACACCGCGGCGGCGACGCGCTCATGGTCATCGAAGTGGACGAGCCGCCCGACGAGCGCGTGCGCGAGCACATCCGCGCGCTCCCCTGGGTGCGCTGGGCGCACCGGCTCGAGAAAGTGAGCGGCTGA
- the sdaAA gene encoding L-serine ammonia-lyase, iron-sulfur-dependent, subunit alpha, with protein sequence MYRSLVEAIRDAEAQGKTLAQLALETEARDQGRPVQEIRDALRRALHVMRDAVARGMAGDLRSASGLVGGDAAKLRTGPAGPLSGTPFRDVLARALAVQEVNAAMGVIVAAPTAGGAGILPAVLTGLAAARPITDEQLVDALATAGLIGAVVAERASLSGAEGGCQAETGAAAGMAAGAATEMLGGSPAQVGHAVALAQQATLGLICDPLGGLVELPCVFRNATGAAIALAAIEMALAGIEFAIPSDEVIDVMGEIGREMDVRYRETAGGGLAATPTGRRLARERLVQIKRSGA encoded by the coding sequence ATGTATCGCTCTCTCGTGGAAGCCATTCGCGACGCCGAGGCGCAGGGCAAGACGCTGGCCCAACTCGCCCTCGAAACCGAAGCCCGCGATCAGGGACGCCCCGTGCAGGAGATCCGCGACGCCCTGCGCCGCGCGCTCCACGTCATGCGCGACGCCGTGGCGCGCGGCATGGCCGGCGACCTGCGCTCCGCGTCGGGCCTCGTGGGCGGAGACGCGGCCAAGCTGCGCACCGGGCCCGCCGGTCCGCTGTCGGGCACGCCATTCCGCGACGTGCTCGCCCGCGCCCTCGCCGTGCAGGAAGTGAACGCGGCCATGGGCGTCATCGTCGCGGCGCCCACCGCCGGCGGCGCCGGCATCCTCCCGGCGGTGCTCACCGGACTCGCCGCCGCCCGCCCGATCACCGACGAACAACTCGTGGACGCGCTCGCTACCGCTGGCCTCATCGGCGCCGTGGTGGCGGAACGGGCCTCGCTCTCCGGCGCCGAGGGCGGGTGCCAGGCCGAGACGGGCGCCGCCGCCGGAATGGCCGCCGGCGCCGCCACCGAGATGCTCGGCGGTTCCCCCGCCCAGGTGGGCCACGCCGTCGCCCTCGCGCAGCAGGCCACCCTCGGCCTCATCTGCGATCCGCTCGGCGGTCTCGTCGAACTCCCGTGCGTGTTCCGCAACGCCACCGGCGCCGCCATCGCGCTGGCCGCGATCGAGATGGCGCTGGCCGGCATCGAATTCGCCATCCCGTCGGACGAGGTCATCGACGTGATGGGCGAGATCGGCCGCGAGATGGATGTGCGCTATCGGGAAACCGCGGGCGGCGGCCTGGCCGCCACGCCGACCGGGCGCCGCCTGGCGCGCGAACGGCTGGTGCAGATCAAGCGGTCCGGCGCCTGA
- a CDS encoding FkbM family methyltransferase, which produces MRFAEMARGTIKPHYFFRPTQLARRIAWRLRRESVDRVTVRLPWGMSIRCFAGDAIGLSLQQLGVFDLGVAEVLWRLADPGELALDVGANIGQMTALLARRTGAAGRVLAFEPNDEVRAELAHNVELWRSAAGVAAIDISAAALSDHDGEGELLLPPSYEWNRGVAEVAGPGSTGRGERRRIHLARLDTFVLDGARVGVMKLDVEGHEPAVLRGGQSLLAEHRVRDVVYEDHERYPSAVSRMLEHHGYRILAVGAGFWGPRVGPPGGSSLVASWESPSFLATLDPDRARARLRPRGWRVL; this is translated from the coding sequence ATGCGATTCGCCGAAATGGCGCGCGGGACGATCAAGCCGCACTACTTCTTCCGTCCCACCCAATTGGCGCGGCGGATCGCCTGGCGCCTGCGCCGCGAATCGGTGGACCGCGTCACGGTGCGGCTGCCCTGGGGCATGTCCATCCGCTGCTTCGCGGGCGACGCGATCGGGTTGTCGCTGCAGCAGCTGGGCGTGTTCGACCTCGGCGTTGCCGAGGTGCTCTGGCGGCTGGCCGATCCGGGGGAACTGGCGCTCGACGTCGGCGCCAACATCGGACAGATGACGGCGCTGCTCGCCCGGCGCACGGGCGCGGCCGGTCGCGTGTTGGCGTTCGAACCCAACGACGAGGTTCGCGCCGAGCTCGCGCACAACGTGGAACTCTGGCGGTCGGCCGCCGGCGTGGCCGCCATCGACATCTCGGCCGCCGCCCTCTCCGATCACGACGGCGAAGGCGAACTCCTCCTCCCGCCGTCCTATGAATGGAATCGCGGCGTCGCCGAGGTGGCCGGGCCGGGCAGCACCGGCCGCGGCGAACGCCGCCGCATCCACCTCGCGCGCCTCGATACATTCGTCCTCGATGGCGCCAGGGTGGGCGTCATGAAGTTGGACGTGGAGGGACACGAGCCCGCCGTACTGCGCGGCGGCCAGTCGCTGCTCGCCGAGCACCGGGTGCGCGACGTGGTGTACGAGGACCACGAGCGGTATCCGAGCGCGGTGTCGCGCATGCTGGAGCACCACGGGTATCGGATCCTGGCCGTGGGGGCGGGATTCTGGGGCCCCCGGGTGGGTCCGCCCGGTGGGTCGTCGCTCGTGGCGAGCTGGGAGAGCCCCAGCTTCCTCGCCACCCTCGACCCCGACCGCGCCCGCGCGCGATTGCGCCCCCGGGGCTGGCGCGTTCTATAG
- a CDS encoding YbjN domain-containing protein, producing the protein MVTKDEIEGFLDRLSVDGATHEEIESGLWVVKPGGSQDFDVVVHYSPPVVLLRVKVMTLPTQHGALATLSRRLLEMNASDLLHGSYGIQGDSVVLTEALELEHLDYDEFLASYESMTLALASHMRELGSYREAH; encoded by the coding sequence ATGGTCACCAAGGACGAAATCGAAGGCTTTCTCGACCGCCTGAGCGTGGACGGGGCGACGCACGAGGAGATCGAATCCGGTCTCTGGGTCGTCAAGCCCGGTGGCTCCCAGGACTTTGACGTGGTCGTCCACTACTCCCCGCCGGTGGTCCTGCTGCGGGTGAAGGTGATGACCCTGCCAACCCAGCATGGGGCGCTCGCCACGCTGAGTCGCCGGCTGCTGGAGATGAACGCCAGCGATCTGCTCCATGGCTCGTACGGCATCCAGGGCGATTCGGTCGTCCTCACCGAAGCCCTCGAGTTGGAACACCTGGACTACGACGAATTTCTGGCGAGCTATGAGAGCATGACCCTGGCGCTGGCGTCGCACATGCGCGAGCTGGGCTCGTACCGCGAGGCACACTGA